A part of Aegilops tauschii subsp. strangulata cultivar AL8/78 chromosome 2, Aet v6.0, whole genome shotgun sequence genomic DNA contains:
- the LOC109760163 gene encoding B3 domain-containing protein Os02g0683500 produces the protein MEFTAASSSSRLSKEGDEEEGEEMEEEEAEEASPREIPFMTAMTAAASSSSPTPTASPSAAAASASASGSGSPFRSSDGAGASGSGAGGGARGGDVEVIDKEHMFDKVVTPSDVGKLNRLVIPKQHAEKYFPLDAAANEKGLLLSFEDRGGKLWRFRYSYWNSSQSYVMTKGWSRFVKEKRLDAGDTVSFCRGAAEATRDRLFIDWKRRAELRDPHRLARLPMPMPTSSPYGPWGAGPGGFFMPPAPPATLYEHHRLRQSFDFRSISPAAPPRPQVLYFGSAGIFPHATMPPPQPQPPLHIAVQPSPAVTVGMPMVLDSTPLVNSPTAAAKRVRLFGVNLDNPHTHGGESSNDANALSLRMPGWQRPTPFRSLELPQHGAAGAESSAASSPSSSSSSKREAHSSLDLDL, from the coding sequence ATGGAGTTCACCGCTGCGTCCAGCAGCAGCAGGCTGTCGAAAGagggggacgaggaggagggggaggagatggaggaggaggaggcggaggaggcctcCCCGCGTGAGATCCCCTTCATGACGGCCATGACGGcggccgcctcgtcctcctctccgACACCCACGGCCTCTCCTTCAGCGGCCGCGGCCTCTGCGTCGGCGTCGGGCTCGGGCTCTCCCTTCCGCTCGAGCGACGGCGCTGGGGCGTCTGGGAGCGGGGCTGGCGGCGGCGCGAGAGGGGGCGACGTGGAGGTGATCGACAAGGAGCACATGTTCGACAAGGTGGTCACGCCGAGCGACGTGGGGAAGCTCAACCGGCTGGTGATCCCCAAGCAGCACGCCGAGAAGTACTTCCCACTGGACGCGGCGGCCAACGAGAAGGGCCTGCTGCTCAGCTTCGAGGACCGCGGGGGCAAGCTCTGGCGCTTCCGCTACTCCTACTGGAACAGCAGCCAGAGCTACGTCATGACCAAGGGCTGGAGCCGCTTCGTCAAGGAGAAGCGCCTCGACGCCGGGGACACCGTCTCCTTCTGCCGCGGCGCCGCCGAGGCCACGCGCGACCGCCTCTTCATCGACTGGAAGCGCCGCGCCGAACTCCGCGACCCGCACCGCCTCGCGCGCCTGCCCATGCCCATGCCCACCTCCTCGCCCTACGGCCCGTGGGGCGCCGGACCGGGCGGTTTCTTCATGCCGCCCGCGCCTCCAGCCACCCTCTACGAGCACCACCGCCTCCGCCAGAGCTTCGACTTCCGCAGCATcagtcccgccgcgccgccgaggCCGCAGGTGCTCTACTTCGGCTCCGCAGGAATTTTCCCGCACGCGACCATGCCGCCTCCGCAGCCGCAACCTCCGCTGCACATTGCGGTGCAACCGAGCCCGGCGGTCACGGTCGGCATGCCCATGGTCCTCGATTCGACGCCACTCGTCAACAGCCCGACGGCGGCCGCGAAGCGCGTGCGGTTGTTCGGAGTCAACCTCGACAACCCGCACACCCACGGCGGCGAGTCAAGCAACGACGCCAACGCATTGTCGCTGCGGATGCCCGGATGGCAAAGGCCGACACCGTTTAGGTCGCTGGAATTGCCCCAGCACGGTGCAGCCGGAGCGGAGTCGTCCGctgcctcgtcgccgtcgtcatcatcatcctCCAAGAGAGAAGCTCATTCCTCCTTGGATCTCGATCTGTGA